Below is a genomic region from Medicago truncatula cultivar Jemalong A17 chromosome 3, MtrunA17r5.0-ANR, whole genome shotgun sequence.
caatgataaaatatattaatattaataataaaaaaaaaaaatcaaactccaTCGATGTTGGTGGATCATCCAAGATGTCTTTTCTGATTCTGCTACTTTCCGTgccataattaaaaaaaaaggattgaaataaatttttaaattttcaaaatatatattttattgttaaattaaGACTGcagagattatttttttaatgataaatattaatgtGTTAATTATTATGTTAGTATGAGTATATGGAAtatcttaaatatatttttttaagttaaaattaagaaaaatcagTTTCATTTCTTACATGAAGTTGAGCCAACCTGGTTTATTTATGGTTGAGTGGTGTATGATCAATATGATGATTATTAAATTAAGAGAAATGCTAAATAGTGTTTTTGATATTGATTAAGggaacaaaaatagaaatatcttattgaaaagtgatgaaaaatggtaaattcaactttttaaaagttaattttttttatttccaatgtaaaactactatttttggtttctttaaCTAAGACACTCGTTAGCAAAAAtccttaaattattaattaattattgattgattgttcTTCATGTCTCTCTTTACATTGTCTGACCTGACGACTACCTCTGCATCGAGTCAACCTTCTCTCTCTTGCTggaatttcttctattttatttttacaatttttgcattgttttgttttgttgttggtgtttctctctctctctctcttctcttctttctctctccttcaaCTCAAGTAATATCTTTCTTCCTTCCTTTCAGCTCCAACTCTACCATGTCACCACCACAACAATTTCATCGCCCAATCAACTTTCCTTCAACCCTCTTTCTTTGATTCCCAAACCAAAACTATactatattttttcctttacacaggtatttctttttctcgatttgttttgtaattaatactctttattcattttgtttgtcTATTTTCCTTAATCATCACCTAACTACTTTCTATTTTTGATCTAGTTTCTATTTTTACTTAAAACACCCCCTTCCAATATTAGTAATATACTCATGtagtattttttatgaaaaaatatgcTCAAGTAATTTCGCAGGTCCCTGATTCTAAATTAAGATAATATATGCAATTCTGGTTAATCTTTATGCTATCATTCTCAATTATTGATGCTTAGTCATTAACTGCATTTATTGTTTACCATTTTGTTTATCAATGTTTTTAATCTTGCAAGAGCAAGACACTTGGTAGTATAAGTATCAATTATGAGTATAATTGGATGAAGAAAAATGTCTAGTAGTTTGAAACAGACTTTTGTTTAAAGTCAATTTTTGGTTTCTTTTGAAAAGATTAGTATAATTGGACTACTTCTTGTAGTTTCGAATCATTCTTGTGATCGATGCctgaaacaatttatttatgtttttaatttgagcGACTAATAACTTAATCTCATTGTTATTTCTTTGTCGCTGTCGGTTAGATAACTGGAGATATGATGTCTTCTAGCTGGGATGGAAGTAATGACCCTGGCAGTCAGTCAGATGATAGTTTTCTGTTCGAGAGGATGCATATTGAGCCTATTTATGATGCTTTTGTATGTCCTTTGACGAAGCAAGTTATGCGTGATCCCGTTACTTTAGAAAACGGACAGACTTATGAACGTGAAGCAATTGAAAAATGGTTCAAGGAGTGCAGGGAGAGTGGACGGAAATTGGTTTGCCCATTGACTCTTCGAGAATTAAAAAGCACCGAAATGAATCCTAGTATGGCTTTGCGGAACACCATTGAAGAGTGGACTACCAGGAATGAAGCTGCACAGCTGGATATGGCTCGCCGGTCATTGAATACGGGCAGTCCTGAGAAGGAAACCCTTCAGGCCTTGAGGTATGTCCAGCACATCTGTCAAAGAAGCCGGTCGAATAAACATGTTGTCCGCAGTGCAGGGCTTATACCAATGATTGTTGATATGCTGAAGAGTAGCAGCCGTAAAGTTCGATGTAGAGCTCTTGAAACCCTTAGAATTGTGGTCGAGGGAGACGATGAGAATAAGGTTGTTGCAGGTTTGCTAGTTATCatttcatttcctttacgtttttttgcTATCATCAGTGTGCCTGCCTTTGGAGAGTCATATTAACATCTCTTTGCTCAACAGGAACTGTTGGCTGAAGGAGACACTGTGCGTACGGTAGTAAAGTTCCTCTCTCATGAGCTTTCTAAAGAAAGAGAGGAAGCTGTCTCTTTGCTTTATGaactctcaaaatctgaaaccCTTTGTGAGAAGATTGGTTCAATCAACGGATCCATTCTCATATTAGTTGGAATGACAAGCAGCAAATCAGAAGACCTTTCCACCGTTGAGAAGGCTGATAAAACATTAGAGAATCTGGAGAAATACGAGAATAATGTGCGTCAGATGGCTGAAAATGGTAGATTGCAACCTCTTCTAACCCATCTTCTTGAAGGTACTAGCACTTCTCTATAACTTATATCACATCATATCAATGTTGCGTGGTTAGTTTGATCACTGTTTTATGTTAATTCTCAAGAGAACATAAACTGTTTGACTAGCATTGCAGCCATGTTACACgtatattattgtaaaatgatGTGCATATGTTCCTCTTTTTGGAATTATGTAGAAGATTaagacaaaaattatatttgttgtaTGAATATTTCAAGGATTGGGTGAAATGAATAACACTTACGTGGAAGATGTTTTAAAGAAGCTTCCAACTTAATATTGATACCATTTCTATGCATTAGGCAATATAATCTGGGTGGCAAAATAGCTTCTTTACTAGGAGTTTAGTAGAATTCATAATTTTTAGGAGTTGGtagaaattattcttttaaacaaCAAGCACAGAAAACAGATCAACACCTTTCCCTGTTGCAACCAATATACAAGTGTTATTTGGAAAATATCTTCGTCCCCAAacaattacaaagaaatattaGAGAATGTAACACTAGAAACTTGAATTTGATGGAAATTAAGTGCATACAACTTagttttgattaattttgtttactttAACATACCTGAACATGGTTATTGGTATCTGACTGAACATTGTGAGTCCCATCTTGATTCGACACAAAACCAAACTCAATCAATGTGAACCCCTATGTGTATAACAAATTCATTCTTATAAACCACAGCATGAACTAAGTATAGTCTGCTACTTTAGTCTTGCCAGCTTTGAATAGTAAGCCacttttcttttgtcatttgatttaggACTTGTATATGATATATTAGCTTATATTTTTGCTGTCACTTGTTTTACATGaaaatgacatgtttttttattgatcGTGTATCttataattcataataataggTCTTCTGATTTATAAtccataatatttttattaattgtgtaTCTTCTAAATATTTGGAATCAAGACGTGTCATTTGCTTGAAGAACTCTTTATTCCATTGTAGATATTAATCCATTGTCTTGTTTTTCGTTGAAACTTTTGCAGGGCCACCAGAAACCAAACTGTCCATGGCTGGAATCCTTGGTGAGCTGGTTTTGGACAATGACGTTAAAGTCCTTGTTGCCAGAACTGTGGGCTCATCCTTGATCGATATCATGAAAAGTGGGAATATGCAGTCAAGAGAAGCTGCACTAAAGGCACTAAACCAGATATCATCGTGTGAGCCAAGCGCAAAGGTTTTAATAGAGGCTGGAATACTTTCCCCGCTTGTCAACGACCTTTTTGCGGTGGGCCCTCATCTGCTTCCCACACGACTAAAAGAGGTCTCTGCTACAATTCTTGCCAGTGTTGTGAATTCGGGAGAAGACTTTGATTCAATTCCACTTGGACCTGATCACCAAACTCTGGTGTCAGAGGATATAGTTCATAAGCTACTCCATCTTATAAGCAACACTGGTCCAGCAATTGAGTGCAAACTTCTACAAGTTCTTGTTGGACTTGCTAGTTCTCCAACTACAGTGCTGAGTCTAGTTTCTGCTATCAAAAGCTCTGGTGCCACTATCAGTCTAGTTCAATTCATTGAGGCACCACAGAAAGATCTTCGTTTGGCTTCCATAAAACTTCTTCAAAATCTGTCTCCTCACATGGGCCCGGAATTAGCCGATGCACTTCGTGGTTCTGTGGGACAGCTTAGTAGTCTAGTTAAAGTCATATCAGAAAATATCGGAATCACTGAAGAGCAGGCAGCTGCTGTTGGCCTCTTAGCT
It encodes:
- the LOC25490327 gene encoding U-box domain-containing protein 44 isoform X1; the protein is MMSSSWDGSNDPGSQSDDSFLFERMHIEPIYDAFVCPLTKQVMRDPVTLENGQTYEREAIEKWFKECRESGRKLVCPLTLRELKSTEMNPSMALRNTIEEWTTRNEAAQLDMARRSLNTGSPEKETLQALRYVQHICQRSRSNKHVVRSAGLIPMIVDMLKSSSRKVRCRALETLRIVVEGDDENKELLAEGDTVRTVVKFLSHELSKEREEAVSLLYELSKSETLCEKIGSINGSILILVGMTSSKSEDLSTVEKADKTLENLEKYENNVRQMAENGRLQPLLTHLLEGPPETKLSMAGILGELVLDNDVKVLVARTVGSSLIDIMKSGNMQSREAALKALNQISSCEPSAKVLIEAGILSPLVNDLFAVGPHLLPTRLKEVSATILASVVNSGEDFDSIPLGPDHQTLVSEDIVHKLLHLISNTGPAIECKLLQVLVGLASSPTTVLSLVSAIKSSGATISLVQFIEAPQKDLRLASIKLLQNLSPHMGPELADALRGSVGQLSSLVKVISENIGITEEQAAAVGLLADLPERDLGLTRQLLDEGAFFMAISKVIAIRQGEIRGTRFVTPFLEGLMKIVARITYVLADEPDAVALCRDQNLAALFIELLQTNGLDNVQMVSAIALENLSLESKNLTKLPEMPEPAFCASFFSCFSKPPVITGLCRIHRGKCSLKETFCLYEGQAVLKLVALLDHTNVNVVEAALAALCTVIDDGVDIEQGVMVLCEAEGVKPILDVLLEKRTDNLRRRAVWAVERLLRTDDIAYEVSGDQNVSTALVDAFQHGDYRTRQIAERALKHVDKIPNFSGIFPNMG
- the LOC25490327 gene encoding U-box domain-containing protein 43 isoform X2 translates to MRIRLLQELLAEGDTVRTVVKFLSHELSKEREEAVSLLYELSKSETLCEKIGSINGSILILVGMTSSKSEDLSTVEKADKTLENLEKYENNVRQMAENGRLQPLLTHLLEGPPETKLSMAGILGELVLDNDVKVLVARTVGSSLIDIMKSGNMQSREAALKALNQISSCEPSAKVLIEAGILSPLVNDLFAVGPHLLPTRLKEVSATILASVVNSGEDFDSIPLGPDHQTLVSEDIVHKLLHLISNTGPAIECKLLQVLVGLASSPTTVLSLVSAIKSSGATISLVQFIEAPQKDLRLASIKLLQNLSPHMGPELADALRGSVGQLSSLVKVISENIGITEEQAAAVGLLADLPERDLGLTRQLLDEGAFFMAISKVIAIRQGEIRGTRFVTPFLEGLMKIVARITYVLADEPDAVALCRDQNLAALFIELLQTNGLDNVQMVSAIALENLSLESKNLTKLPEMPEPAFCASFFSCFSKPPVITGLCRIHRGKCSLKETFCLYEGQAVLKLVALLDHTNVNVVEAALAALCTVIDDGVDIEQGVMVLCEAEGVKPILDVLLEKRTDNLRRRAVWAVERLLRTDDIAYEVSGDQNVSTALVDAFQHGDYRTRQIAERALKHVDKIPNFSGIFPNMG